Proteins from a genomic interval of Thamnophis elegans isolate rThaEle1 chromosome 2, rThaEle1.pri, whole genome shotgun sequence:
- the LOC116502480 gene encoding uncharacterized protein LOC116502480: MNEPRAAGTDREPKGTEKNPSAIHRQHKKERLGWGASQHCQRETCHGMQERWEAQLQQFLKSLQPILTGRGSSGMSEASPWEDTKEFLASFEQVAKACRWPRDQWAAHLLPALSGEAEEAFRGLEARDQENYEKVKAAILRGEALRTERQRQHFRQFCCQVVEDPRRIHSQLQDLCRQWLKPERRTKEQILELLILEQFLASLPPELRSWIQARRPESCSQAVALVEDFLMSQQRAKTRTSQGRLKEKPVDFQPVVAETEPLNATKGPVYGETDPNVEANLLGNGPKYPSPSPLPFPEGEEVGQTGGKEGSKDIKETGGSLQIVKQSVTQPGQQTMLWHVLQEEDDTNTDILGDEMGKYIKVEIPQCGEAETEDNSRTGPQIGYDQVPVKHERLEGRPESREPQDGSPVGTGKDCFELGEVHWKRYQRMSILNSSHFPREVGHEIPEVFPSHPPPAKKPRSGPEHSVVWDHFELDSEDPCYGICTHCKRRVSRGKNSKHFSTSGLLKHLQRHHGNIVLAAIATTQAMLPTSSKSNGSVVMPSALPQCWMKQKSAGKRQPGPKPSEVTRAIAQMMAVDDQPFSMVEEAGFQHLLKLLAPNYKIPSGTTFSRQIMPSLYQACREEALGMLQTPGPPASVNVSSDEVCPGSLPLGMKAMKEGVFVESRLEVDLPEGYGKATPHLTLEGKIKRLGWVASHENNGESCKVRQQRWEAQWQEFLRTGRGGNSLLMSEASPWDDPKAFLASFEQVATACRWPRGQWTARLRPALSGGLEEAFRTLEDRDQGDYGKVKAAILRRESLRSEMQRQHFRQFCCQEVGDPRRIHSQLQDLCHQWLKPERRTKEQILELLILEQFLVSLPPDLRSWIQARRPESCLQAVALVEDFLRSQEQTRSGSWQGSLKEERMDFLHVEGKPLEATKRENDELEKDCEAGTEPALPTDQEQGGILDIWDDVREREVNEENSYYGQNALEEKYKITPQTSYKNKEEIAEMQEEGAESENQQRTEKEERQKECTDSLIQNTSKSNTEEMPVYSRYGRSYRYRVERDVIHSSQDYDERPNSEENVQCNSSIRLREKAKISEKMHAFFERGKESHYQNEEPRQSSEREKKVTHADSPSRIPTCPTENRQYECSQCGKRLSTRRNLKLHQRCHTGEKPYKCFQCGKCFSQAGCLKTHQRFHTGEKPYKCSQCGKYFRQVGYLKTHQRFHTGEKPYKCSHCDKYFSQSGYLKTHQRFHTGEKPYECSQCGKGFSTGINLKRHQMIHTGEKPYECSQCGKCFRQAGNLKSHQRTHTGERPYQCS, from the exons ATGAATGAGCCAAGAGCTGCAGGGACAGATCGGGAgccaaaaggaacagaaaaaaaccccagtgcAATTCATCGCCAGCATAAGAAGGAGCGCCTGGGATGGGGAGCGTCACAACATTGCCAAAGGGAGACCTGTCACGGGATGCAGGAGCGCTGGGAAGCCCAGCTCCAGCAGTTCCTGAAATCTCTGCAGCCCATTTTAACAGGACGGGGAAGCTCTGGGATGTCCGAGGCTTCTCCCTGGGAGGACACCAAGGAGTTTCTGGCCTCCTTTGAGCAAGTGGCCAAAGCTTGCCGATGGCCTCGGGACCAGTGGGCAGCCCATCTCCTGCCAGCCCTGAGCGGAGAGGCAGAAGAGGCCTTCCGAGGCCTGGAAGCCAGAGACCAGGAAAACTATGAGAAAGTTAAGGCCGCCATCTTACGGGGGGAAGCCCTGAGAACGGAGAGGCAGCGGCAGCACTTTCGGCAATTCTGCTGCCAAGTGGTAGAGGATCCCCGGAGGATCCACAGCCAACTCCAGGATCTTTGCCGCCAGTGGCTGAAGCCGGAGAGACGCACCAAGGAGCAGATCCTGGAGCTGCTGatcctggagcagttcctggccaGCCTCCCACCGGAGCTCCGGAGTTGGATCCAAGCCAGGAGGCCGGAGTCGTGTTCCCAGGCGGTCGCCTTGGTGGAGGACTTCCTGATGAGTCAACAGCGGGCCAAAACCAGGACTTCTCAG GGGCGTTTAAAGGAAAAACCTGTGGATTTCCAACCAGTAGTTGCAGAGACAGAGCCCCTGAATGCCACAAAGGGACCTGTCTACGGTGAAACTGATCCAAATGTGGAGGCCAATTTGCTGG GCAATGGACCGAAATACCCAAGTCCCTCTCCTTTGCCATTTCCTGAAGGAGAAGAAGTGGGCCAGACTGGTGGGAAAGAG gGATCCAAGGATATCAAGGAAACTGGAGGGTCTTTGCAGATCGTAAAGCAGAGCGTGACCCAGCCAGGCCAGCAGACTATGCTGTGGCACGTCCTGCAGGAAGAGGATGACACAAATACGGATATTTTGG GGGACGAAATGGGAAAGTACATCAAGGTGGAGATTCCTCAGTGTGGAGAAGCTGAAACAGAGGATAACTCCAGGACGGGGCCACAGATTGGCTACGACCAGGTGCCCGTCAAACATGAGAGGCTGGAAGGACGACCTGAATCACGAGAGCCCCAGGATGGATCGCCAGTCGGGACAGGAAAGGACTGTTTTGAGCTAGGAGAAGTTCATTGGAAGAGATACCAGAGAATGTCCATTCTGAATTCCTCCCACTTTCCTAGAGAGGTCGGCCATGAGATCCCAGAAGTCTTCCCAAGCCACCCTCCTCCTGCAAAGAAGCCCCGGAGCGGTCCGGAGCACAGCGTGGTGTGGGACCACTTTGAGTTGGATTCGGAGGACCCCTGCTATGGCATCTGCACTCACTGCAAGAGACGGGTCAGCCGAGGCAAGAACTCAAAACATTTTTCAACATCTGGGCTGCTGAAACATCTGCAACGGCATCACGGCAATATCGTTCTAGCTGCCATCGCCACGACGCAAGCCATGTTGCCGACTAGCAGCAAGTCGAACGGATCTGTTGTGATGCCAAGTGCTTTGCCCCAGTGCTGGATGAAGCAGAAGTCAGCTGGTAAAAGGCAGCCTGGTCCAAAACCATCGGAAGTGACCCGTGCTATTGCCCAGATGATGGCTGTGGACGACCAGCCCTTCAGCATGGTGGAAGAGGCAGGTTTCCAGCACCTCCTGAAGTTGCTTGCCCCCAACTATAAAATCCCATCGGGTACCACCTTCAGCCGACAGATCATGCCCTCCCTGTATCAGGCCTGCAGGGAGGAGGCCTTGGGGATGCTTCAAACCCCAGGACCCCCTGCCAGTGTGAACGTGAGCTCCGATGAA GTCTGCCCGGGAAGTCTTCCGTTGGGAATGAAAGCAATGAAGGAGGGCGTTTTTGTAGAGTCCAGATTGGAAGTGGACCTTCCAGAAGGATATGGAAAAGCCACCCCTCATCTTACGTTAGAAGGCAAGATCAAGCGGCTGGGATGGGTAGCATCACATGAGAACAATGGGGAATCTTGCAAAGTGAGACAACAGCGCTGGGAGGCCCAGTGGCAGGAGTTCCTCAGGACGGGAAGAGGAGGAAACTCCCTGCTGATGTCGGAGGCTTCCCCCTGGGATGACCCCAAGGCCTTTCTGGCCTCCTTCGAGCAGGTGGCCACAGCCTGTCGGTGGCCCAGAGGACAATGGACGGCCCGTCTCCGGCCAGCTCTGAGCGGAGGACTGGAAGAGGCCTTCCGGACCTTGGAAGACCGAGACCAAGGGGATTATGGGAAGGTCAAGGCGGCCATCTTGCGGAGGGAATCCCTAAGGTCGGAGATGCAACGCCAGCATTTTCGGCAGTTCTGCTGCCAGGAGGTGGGAGACCCCCGGAGGATCCACAGCCAACTCCAGgatctttgccaccagtggctgAAGCCGGAGAGACGCACCAAGGAGCAGATCCTGGAGCTGCTGatcctggagcagttcctggTCAGCCTCCCACCGGACCTCCGGAGCTGGATCCAAGCCAGGAGGCCGGAGTCGTGTCTGcaggcggtggccctggtggAGGACTTCCTTCGGAGCCAGGAACAGACCAGATCAGGGTCGTGGCAG GGTTCCTTAAAGGAAGAGCGGATGGATTTCTTACATGTGGAGGGAAAACCTCTGGAAGCTACGAAGAGAGAAAATGATGAGCTAGAGAAGG ACTGCGAAGCGGGGACTGAGCCAGCCCTCCCAACAGACCAGGAGCAGGGTGGAATCCTAGATATTTGGG ATGATGTAAGAGAGCGTGAGGTTAATGAAGAGAACTCATATTATGGACAAAATGCATtggaagaaaaatacaaaataactcCTCAGACAAGCTACAAGAATAAGGAAGAGATTGCAGAAATGCAGGAGGAAGGAGCAGAGTCTGAAAACCAGCAGAGGAcagaaaaagaggagagacagaaagaatgtACAGACTCCCTTATCCAAAATACCAGTAAGTCCAATACGGAAGAAATGCCTGTGTACTCCAGATACGGTAGAAGTTATCGCTATAGAGTAGAACGTGATGTAATCCATTCCAGCCAAGATTATGACGAACGTCCCAATTCAGAAGAGAACGTCCAGTGTAATTCCTCAATTAGGCTACGGGAGAAAGCCAAAATAAGTGAGAAAATGCATGCATTCTTTGAACGCGGGAAAGAAAGTCACTATCAGAACGAAGAACCTCGTCAGTCTTCTGAACGTGAGAAAAAGGTTACTCACGCGGACTCGCCGAGCAGAATTCCAACCTGCCCGACAGAAAACAGACAGTACGAATGCTCGCAGTGCGGGAAACGCTTAAGTACAAGAAGGAATCTGAAATTACACCAGAGATGTCACACCGGAGAAAAGCCGTACAAATGTTTTCAGTGTGGGAAGTGCTTCAGCCAGGCTGGATGTCTGAAGACCCACCAAAGAttccacacgggggagaaacctTACAAGTGTTCTCAGTGCGGGAAATATTTCAGGCAGGTGGGATATCTGAAGACCCACCAAAGattccacacaggagagaaaccttacaaATGTTCTCACTGTGATAAATACTTCAGTCAGTCGGGCTATCTGAAGACCCACCAAAGATTtcacaccggagagaaaccctACGAATGTTCGCAGTGTGGGAAGGGCTTCAGTACGGGAATTAACTTAAAGAGACACCAGATGATtcacaccggagagaaaccctACGAATGTTCACAGTGTGGGAAGTGTTTTAGGCAAGCAGGAAATCTAAAGAGCCATCAAAGAACTCATACCGGAGAGAGACCCTATCAATGTTCTTAG